The Archangium primigenium genomic interval GGTGGTGGAGATCTGCCTCATGGCCCGCGCCGCCGGCCACGAGCCCGTCGCCGGGGGGCCCACGCGCGCGCGGAGCAAGACCCGGAGCCGACGCGCCTGAGTCAGCGCCGCGACATCTTGTGGAGGATGAGGCCGCGCAGCGTGCCCATGACGAGCCCCACGCCCACCGCGAGCGCGTAGATGATGCACACGGTGGTGCCGCCGAAGACGAGCCGCAGTCCGGACTCGGAGATCTGCCCGGACACGTAGGCGTCGCGCAGCGGCCCGGCGAGGCCCGTCAGCTCCAGGGCCCGGGCCGGCAGCGCGTCCAGGGAGAGCGACAGGCGCTGCAGGAAGAGCGAGGGACGCACCCGCCACGCCACCTCCACCCCGAGGCCCACCGACAGGTAGATGATGGACAGCAGGAAGGCGTTGCCGCCCATGATGCGCATGAGGGGCAGGTGCGGCGAGGACGAGGACGACACGCTACCGGCCTCCCGACTTGCGCTGGAGCGCGGCCACCGCCTTCTTCACCCGGCCCGCCTCGGGCGAGCCCGCCGCGAGCTTGAGGAACTGGGCATACGCCTGGAGGGCGCGCGCGGTGTCCGCGGGCCGGGGGGCGAGCGCGTCCCCGAGGGCCAGCCACGCCAGGCCGTCCGCCGGCTCCAGCTCCACGGCCCGCGAGAAGGCCTGCAGCGCGGCCGGCTCGTCGTGCTGCTTGAGCGCCACCTCGCCCAGGGCGAGCTGGGCCCGGCCGGAGAAGGGCTCGAGCCGGATGGCCTCGTCCGCGGCCTCGCGCGCCTGCTTCGCCGAGCCCGTGGCGAGCAGCACCCGCGCCAGCGCCGCCTGGGCGAAGGACTTGTCCCAGGGGTAAGGGGCCGTCTGGGTGATGCCGGTCAGGCGCGTCGCCGCGTCGCGGCCCCCCGAGTCCTTCACCCAGTGCGCGCCCACCTGGCCGCAGGGCGCCTCGGGTCCCTCGCGCCGCGCCGCCTCGAAGGCCTTGTCCGCGTTGGCCACCAGGCCCTGGCGCAGGAAGGCCAGGGCGATGGCGCAGAAGGTGTCCGGCGACTTGCTGTCGAGCTTGTTGGCGTTCTCCAGCGCGCCGAAGCCGCCCTTCACGTCCCCCAGGGCGAAGAGGATCTCCGCGCGCACGCGGAAGGCCTCCGGGTCCGCCGCGGAGAGCTTCACGGCGCGCGCGGAGGCCGCCTCGGCGTCCTTGGTGCGTCCGGCGTGCACGAGCGCCAGCGCGGCGCCCTTGTGCGCCGCACCGGCCTCCGGGTGGGCGGTGCGCCACGCCTCGAACTGCTCGAGGCCCTCGGCGCCGCGGCCCAGGGACAGCAGCGTGCGGCCGAGCGCCTCGCGCGCCTCGGCGTTGGAGCCGTTGCGCTCCACGGCCTGGGCGAGCGGCTTGATGGCCACGTCGGGCAGGCCCTGGGCCAGCCGCAGCTGGCCGAGCGCGCTCGCCGCCTCGTCGTTGCGGGAGTCCTCGGAGATGGCCGTCTCCAGGAGCGCGCTCGCCTTGTCGAGCGACTTGTCCTGCCAGTACCAGACGCCCAGCGCGGTGCGCACCAGGCTCTTGTCCTTGCGCGCGCCCACGAGCGTCTTCTCCAGGGCCTCGCGGGCCCGGGCGCGCTCACCCTCGGCGACGTCCGCGCGCGCCAGGTAGACGATGGCCTCGGCGGGGTAGCCCGCGCCGCCCCGCGTATGGCCCAGCTCCACCCGGGCGCGCTTCCAGTCCCCCAGGCGCGTGTAGGCCGCGGCCCGCACGAGCGCCACCGGCGACGTGTCCCCGTCCACGCGCGACAGCACGTCCTTCGGGCGCGACTGACCCAGCAGGGCCCGGCCCAGGCCCGCCTTGGCCGTGGTGTCCCCGGGCTCCACGGCCAGGGCCTGCTCGAAGGAGCGCTGCGCGGCGGGCATGTCCCCGCTGGCGAGCTCCGCCTCGCCCCGCGCCACGAGCAGGGAGAAGGCCAGCGGCCCCGTGCCCGGCTCGGCGAGCAGCGCGCGCGCCTCGCGGGCGCTGCCGAGCGCGGTCATCAGGCGGCCCTGCACCAGCCGCGCGCGCTCGCGCACCGCCACGGGCGCCAGCTTGTCCGACGCGAGCGCCCGCGCGTCCGCGAGGGCCTGATCCAACTCCTGGCCCATCATCCACCGGCTCTCGGCGAGGCCCAGGCGCGCGCCCGGGTGCTCGGGGGCGAGCTTCGCGGCGGAGGAGAACAAGCGCAGCGCGTTCACCGGATCCTCCGCGTCCCGGTAGTAGCCGCCCAGGGCCACGAGGCTGCGCACGTCGCGCGGCGAGTGCTTGAGCGCCCGGGTGAAGCGCTCGAGGGCCTCGCGCTTGCGGCCGCGCGCGAGCAGCCATTCGCCGGCGAGCCCCTGCACCTCGGCGCCCTCCGTGGCGGAGGCGTTGAGCAGGGCCTGGCTGGCGGCGTCACGGCCGGCGGCCTCCGCCACCAGCAGCTCCGAGGCCAGGCGCAGGCCCGGGTGGGCCTGACGCACGCCGGGGTGCTCGAGCGCGGCGAGCGCGCGCGTGCGGGCCTCGGGCTCGCCCCGCGCGTCGTAGCGCAGGGCCTGGGCATAGGCGGTCAGGGCCCAGCCCCGGGTGTTGTCCTCCTCCAGCGCCACCACGTGGGACAGCAGACCGAGCGCGTCCTGACGCGAGGACTCCGTGTCCTTGAGCAGCAGCTGTTGGGTCCGGTCCAGGGTGGACACCAGGGCCTCGCCGCCCTGCCGCACGCGCACGATGAGCGCGCCGCCCAGCAGCATCACGCCCACGCCCACGCCCGCGAGCACCTTCATCGCGCGGCGGGAGAAGGCCGAAGCGGAGTCCTTGGGCAGCAGCGTGGCACGCAGCTCGCGCTCGTAGGCGGCCGCCTGGCTCGCCACGTCCGGGACGGGCGTCGGGGACGCTTGCGCGGCGACGGGCGCGGCCACGCGGGCCGGGGGCGCCACCACCGCGGGCAGGCCCGCCAGCAGATCCGGACGCGCCGGGTGGAGCTCCTCCGGCTCCGACCCGCTGTCGGCGTCCGCGGACGCCTCGGACGCCTCGGCGGGCGCGGCCTCGGGCTCGGACGGCGCGGCCTCCAGGGGCGGCGGCAGCTCGGCGAGCAGCGGGTTGGGTTCCTCGGCGGTGACGGCGTTGACGGGGAGCTCCTCGTCATCGAAGGGCAGCGCCACCTCGGCCGACTCGGCCTCGCGCGCCTCGTCCTCGGACGCCAGCACCGGCTCGGGCGCGCCGACCTCCTCCAGCGCGTCCTGCTCGCGCGGGGCGTCCTCGTCGGGCGCGGACGCCTCGACGGGCGCCTCGACGGGCGCGGGGGGCGGCGTCGCGGCGGCCTCGGCCGAAGGCTCGGCGGCGGCCTCGGCCCGGGGCTCGGCGGCGGCCTCGGCGGGCGCCTCCTCTGGCGCCGGCGTCTCCAGGGTGTTCAGGTCGCCGAAGGCCGGGGCGGGACCGCCCGCGAGCGCCGCCTGGGCCTGCTCCATCCAGCCGCGCACCCGGGCGTCGTTGGGCTGCAGGGCGAGCGCCTTGCGCAGGATGGGCAGCGCCGAGCGGTACAGGCCCCGCTGCAGCAGCACCTCGGAGATGAGGTTGTAGGCGTGGGGGTTTTCCTTGTCGATGGCCACGGCCTGATCGAACTGGGCCATGGCCTCGGCGGGCCGCCCCATCAGGATGAGGGCCTTGCCCCACAGCACCCGCCCCGTCACCGACTGCGGGTGATGGACGATGCCCTGCTCGCACACGGAAATGACGCGCGCGTACTCACCCTTGGCGATCAACGCCTTGGCCAGCTCCACGAACACCGCCGAGGCGGGATCCTGGGCCAACAACTGCTCGTACCGCTCCACCAACGATTTGGCCATGCGGTGGCGGACCATAGCACCGGCGGCACACGGGTTTCGCCTCCTCCCCGAGGGGGTGTTAACGTCCTTCAGGTGACTCGCCTGCTCGCCGTGCTCCTCGCCAGCCTCCTTTGTGGGGCCTGTTCCCACACCCAGAAAGCCGCCGAGCTGGAGGCCCTCAAGACGACGGTGGACGACTTCCACCAGCGGGTGCGGTGGAAGGACTACCGCGTCGCCAGCCGCTACGTGGTGCCCGAGCGCCGCAAGGAGTTCGACCGGGGCCTGCG includes:
- a CDS encoding tetratricopeptide repeat protein, which translates into the protein MAKSLVERYEQLLAQDPASAVFVELAKALIAKGEYARVISVCEQGIVHHPQSVTGRVLWGKALILMGRPAEAMAQFDQAVAIDKENPHAYNLISEVLLQRGLYRSALPILRKALALQPNDARVRGWMEQAQAALAGGPAPAFGDLNTLETPAPEEAPAEAAAEPRAEAAAEPSAEAAATPPPAPVEAPVEASAPDEDAPREQDALEEVGAPEPVLASEDEAREAESAEVALPFDDEELPVNAVTAEEPNPLLAELPPPLEAAPSEPEAAPAEASEASADADSGSEPEELHPARPDLLAGLPAVVAPPARVAAPVAAQASPTPVPDVASQAAAYERELRATLLPKDSASAFSRRAMKVLAGVGVGVMLLGGALIVRVRQGGEALVSTLDRTQQLLLKDTESSRQDALGLLSHVVALEEDNTRGWALTAYAQALRYDARGEPEARTRALAALEHPGVRQAHPGLRLASELLVAEAAGRDAASQALLNASATEGAEVQGLAGEWLLARGRKREALERFTRALKHSPRDVRSLVALGGYYRDAEDPVNALRLFSSAAKLAPEHPGARLGLAESRWMMGQELDQALADARALASDKLAPVAVRERARLVQGRLMTALGSAREARALLAEPGTGPLAFSLLVARGEAELASGDMPAAQRSFEQALAVEPGDTTAKAGLGRALLGQSRPKDVLSRVDGDTSPVALVRAAAYTRLGDWKRARVELGHTRGGAGYPAEAIVYLARADVAEGERARAREALEKTLVGARKDKSLVRTALGVWYWQDKSLDKASALLETAISEDSRNDEAASALGQLRLAQGLPDVAIKPLAQAVERNGSNAEAREALGRTLLSLGRGAEGLEQFEAWRTAHPEAGAAHKGAALALVHAGRTKDAEAASARAVKLSAADPEAFRVRAEILFALGDVKGGFGALENANKLDSKSPDTFCAIALAFLRQGLVANADKAFEAARREGPEAPCGQVGAHWVKDSGGRDAATRLTGITQTAPYPWDKSFAQAALARVLLATGSAKQAREAADEAIRLEPFSGRAQLALGEVALKQHDEPAALQAFSRAVELEPADGLAWLALGDALAPRPADTARALQAYAQFLKLAAGSPEAGRVKKAVAALQRKSGGR